A region from the Streptomyces sp. 3214.6 genome encodes:
- a CDS encoding MarR family winged helix-turn-helix transcriptional regulator: protein MPLVPRLRGAEVELLRLVETRPGIGVSDAARKLYLAGNSVSTLVNQLVRDGYLVRETHPADRRAARLLLTDAAEARLRAWKERRAALVGRHVARLDAADRQALHAALPALRALAVTLHEEAEES from the coding sequence GTGCCGCTCGTGCCCCGGCTGCGGGGGGCCGAGGTCGAGCTGCTGCGCCTCGTCGAGACCCGCCCCGGCATCGGCGTCTCGGACGCGGCCAGGAAGCTGTACCTCGCGGGCAACTCCGTCTCGACCCTCGTCAACCAACTGGTCAGGGACGGCTATCTGGTGCGTGAGACCCACCCCGCCGACCGGCGCGCCGCCCGCCTCCTGCTCACCGACGCGGCCGAGGCCCGGCTGCGGGCGTGGAAGGAGCGGCGCGCCGCGCTCGTCGGCCGGCACGTCGCCCGCCTCGACGCGGCCGACCGCCAGGCCCTGCACGCGGCGCTGCCGGCCCTGCGCGCGCTCGCCGTCACCCTGCATGAAGAGGCCGAGGAGTCATGA
- a CDS encoding DedA family protein — protein sequence MGRRIPGTAWQRAETLMTRHGGRAVLLARFLPVVRTLAPHFAGATRLPYRRIAPYSVAAAGLWAAAEAGVGYAAATSLQRILTLGGPAVALVVLSVIGASLLRRRSVLRARRAAPARPCVPLTAAPATAPPRSSCPGPSAGCPSAG from the coding sequence GTGGGCCGGCGCATCCCCGGCACCGCCTGGCAGCGGGCCGAGACCCTGATGACGCGCCACGGCGGCCGGGCCGTCCTCCTGGCCCGTTTCCTGCCCGTGGTCCGCACGCTCGCCCCCCATTTCGCGGGCGCCACCCGGCTGCCCTACCGCCGCATCGCCCCTTACAGCGTCGCCGCCGCCGGTCTGTGGGCGGCGGCCGAAGCCGGCGTCGGCTACGCCGCGGCGACGTCTCTTCAGCGGATCCTCACCCTGGGCGGCCCCGCCGTGGCCCTGGTCGTCCTGTCGGTGATCGGGGCGTCGCTCCTGCGGCGTCGCTCCGTCCTGCGCGCACGCCGCGCCGCGCCCGCCCGGCCCTGCGTGCCGCTCACTGCCGCTCCAGCGACTGCTCCGCCCAGATCGTCTTGCCCCGGCCCGTCTGCCGGCTGCCCCAGCGCTGGGTGA
- a CDS encoding sensor histidine kinase: MSGREHRTWAAYGRVTLVAVCVAAAALNVTSVENGRHQVPVTVAAVLCGAALVVPRWRWPAAPLLVTVATAWWGWPLLPLLGIALFDLAVVLRARLAVGCALAALGANLLSYPDTRLWTAQTYASALLVPLLAVLVGLWLGNRRRLIQALASDVEHLRVEAQLREEAARAAERSRISTEMHDVLAHRLSLIALHTGVLATRSATLPAPVVERLGLLRTASVEALADLRDVVGALRDPDATQPGSALTPAVRDVRELVDVARSAGQRVELITDGEPEQAPTTHRLAVYRIVQER; the protein is encoded by the coding sequence GTGAGCGGGAGAGAGCACCGGACCTGGGCTGCCTACGGGCGCGTGACCCTGGTGGCCGTGTGTGTGGCCGCCGCCGCGCTGAACGTGACGTCGGTCGAGAACGGCCGTCACCAAGTCCCCGTGACCGTCGCCGCCGTGCTGTGCGGAGCGGCTCTGGTCGTGCCCCGGTGGCGGTGGCCGGCCGCCCCGCTGCTGGTCACCGTGGCCACCGCCTGGTGGGGATGGCCGCTGCTGCCGCTGCTGGGCATCGCCCTGTTCGACCTGGCGGTGGTCCTGCGGGCGCGGCTGGCCGTGGGATGCGCCCTGGCCGCGCTGGGCGCCAACCTGCTCAGCTACCCGGACACCCGGCTGTGGACGGCACAGACCTATGCGTCGGCTCTGCTGGTGCCGCTGCTGGCTGTGCTCGTCGGCCTCTGGCTGGGCAACAGGCGACGCCTGATCCAGGCGCTGGCCTCGGACGTCGAACATCTGCGCGTGGAGGCGCAGCTGCGCGAAGAGGCGGCCCGGGCCGCGGAGCGGTCCCGTATCTCCACCGAGATGCACGATGTGCTGGCCCACCGGCTGAGCCTGATCGCCCTGCACACCGGTGTCCTCGCCACCAGGAGCGCCACCCTGCCCGCACCGGTCGTCGAACGCCTCGGTCTGCTGCGCACCGCGTCCGTCGAAGCCCTGGCCGACCTGCGGGACGTGGTCGGCGCCCTGCGCGACCCCGACGCCACGCAGCCGGGTTCCGCGCTCACACCCGCCGTGAGGGACGTGCGGGAACTGGTCGACGTGGCGCGCTCCGCCGGGCAGCGCGTCGAGCTGATCACGGACGGCGAACCCGAGCAGGCTCCCACCACCCACCGGCTGGCGGTGTACCGCATCGTCCAGGAGCGCTGA
- a CDS encoding SpoIIE family protein phosphatase codes for MEHVVAAAVIDARGIVTGWSEGARLLTGHTAEEAVGRAVTDLLAEEFPRVPASAWTRPVVVRHRDGRHVTLTVTACPVLGPDGEPVGWTLTTERPSAPEPTLAGRAFQQASMSMSVFDPHQHYLRLNEVACKVMGVSEDVLLGRYFPDTIQEAEHSRGFNWHLRHVVETGRPIRYESWTGAPSLNREHAWTTEMWPVREPTGEVVGVAVASFDSTEQYLARQRLALLNEAAASIGTTLDMVRTTEEVVDLLVPRFADFVSVDLLDWVLGAEEPPPVPDGEVVLRRVAHGSAHEGTPEAAVRLGETDVHPPFSPPARALREGRAIRLQAGEPDFMQWVAERNARAPEGRRHRTGVHSVISVPLRARGTTLGVLVGVRIAHVDDYEADDAVFAEELASRAAVCIDNARRFARERTTALTLQHSLLPRGLSGQAAVEVAHRYLPSGSTAGIGGDWFDVIPLSGSRVALVVGDVVGHGIPSSATMGRLCMAVRTLADVDLPPDELLTHLDDLVTHLAAYDEGGDDVAELGATCLYAVYDPVSRRLTLAAAGHPAPALVLPDGTARLVDMTPGPPLGVGGLPFEAVELELPEGCVVALYTDGLIEDRDRDVDRATGELCSALTAPAATLDALCDTVLKAVLPEEPSDDVALLLARTRALGTDHVATWDVTPDPAQVAATRQAATEQLSAWGLQEAAFVTELVVSELVTNAIRYGAAPIQLRLIRDRTLICEVSDGSSTSPHLRRAHAFDEGGRGLLLVAQLTQRWGSRQTGRGKTIWAEQSLERQ; via the coding sequence ATGGAGCATGTCGTCGCTGCGGCGGTCATCGATGCCCGCGGCATCGTGACGGGCTGGAGCGAGGGTGCCCGTCTGCTGACGGGCCATACGGCCGAAGAGGCCGTGGGGCGGGCGGTGACCGATCTGCTCGCCGAGGAGTTCCCGAGGGTTCCGGCGTCGGCGTGGACCCGGCCCGTCGTGGTACGCCACCGCGACGGCCGGCACGTCACCCTGACCGTCACCGCCTGCCCGGTGCTGGGCCCCGACGGGGAGCCCGTCGGCTGGACCCTCACCACCGAACGGCCGTCGGCCCCGGAACCGACCCTCGCGGGACGGGCCTTCCAGCAGGCGTCCATGTCGATGTCCGTGTTCGACCCCCACCAGCACTATCTGCGTCTGAACGAGGTCGCCTGCAAGGTCATGGGCGTCTCCGAGGACGTTCTGCTCGGCCGCTACTTCCCGGACACCATCCAGGAGGCCGAGCACAGCCGCGGCTTCAACTGGCACCTCCGTCATGTCGTCGAGACCGGCCGCCCGATCCGCTACGAGAGCTGGACCGGCGCCCCCTCCCTCAACCGGGAGCACGCGTGGACCACCGAGATGTGGCCCGTGCGGGAGCCAACGGGCGAGGTCGTCGGTGTCGCCGTGGCCTCCTTCGACAGCACCGAACAGTACCTCGCCCGCCAGCGGCTGGCCCTGCTGAACGAGGCCGCGGCCTCGATCGGCACCACTCTCGACATGGTGCGCACCACCGAGGAGGTGGTCGATCTCCTCGTTCCCCGGTTCGCCGACTTCGTCAGCGTCGACCTGCTGGACTGGGTCCTCGGCGCCGAGGAACCGCCGCCCGTCCCGGACGGCGAGGTCGTGCTGCGCCGGGTCGCCCACGGGTCCGCCCACGAAGGCACCCCGGAGGCAGCGGTCCGTCTCGGCGAGACCGACGTCCATCCGCCCTTCAGTCCGCCCGCGCGCGCCCTGCGGGAGGGGCGCGCCATCCGTCTGCAGGCGGGTGAGCCCGATTTCATGCAGTGGGTCGCCGAACGCAACGCGCGCGCCCCCGAAGGACGCCGCCACCGGACCGGCGTTCACTCGGTGATCTCGGTGCCTCTGCGAGCCCGCGGCACCACCCTCGGCGTCCTGGTCGGCGTCCGTATCGCCCATGTCGACGACTACGAGGCCGACGACGCCGTCTTCGCCGAGGAACTCGCCAGCCGGGCCGCCGTCTGTATCGACAACGCCCGCCGCTTCGCCCGCGAACGCACCACCGCACTCACCCTCCAGCACAGCCTGCTGCCCCGCGGCCTGTCCGGACAGGCCGCCGTCGAGGTGGCCCACCGCTATCTGCCCAGCGGCTCCACGGCGGGCATCGGCGGCGACTGGTTCGACGTCATCCCGCTCTCCGGCAGCCGGGTCGCCCTCGTCGTCGGGGACGTCGTCGGGCACGGCATCCCCTCCTCGGCGACCATGGGACGGCTCTGCATGGCCGTGCGCACCCTCGCCGACGTGGACCTGCCGCCCGACGAGCTCCTCACCCACCTCGACGACCTCGTCACCCATCTGGCGGCCTACGACGAGGGCGGCGACGACGTCGCCGAGCTGGGCGCCACCTGCCTCTACGCCGTCTACGACCCCGTCAGCCGCCGGCTCACCCTCGCCGCAGCCGGCCACCCCGCACCGGCCCTCGTCCTGCCCGACGGCACCGCACGCCTCGTCGACATGACCCCCGGGCCCCCGCTCGGCGTCGGTGGACTGCCCTTCGAGGCCGTCGAGCTGGAGCTGCCCGAGGGATGCGTCGTCGCCCTGTACACGGACGGTCTGATCGAGGACCGCGACCGTGACGTCGACCGCGCCACCGGCGAACTGTGCAGCGCCCTGACCGCACCCGCCGCCACCCTCGACGCCCTCTGCGACACGGTGCTCAAGGCCGTCCTGCCGGAGGAGCCGAGCGACGACGTCGCCCTGCTGCTCGCCCGCACCCGCGCCCTCGGCACGGATCACGTCGCCACCTGGGACGTCACCCCGGACCCCGCGCAGGTGGCCGCCACCCGGCAGGCCGCCACCGAGCAGCTGTCCGCCTGGGGCCTTCAGGAGGCCGCGTTCGTCACCGAACTCGTCGTCAGCGAACTCGTCACCAACGCCATCCGCTATGGCGCGGCCCCCATCCAGCTCCGCCTGATCCGCGACCGCACCCTCATCTGCGAGGTCTCCGACGGCAGTTCCACCTCGCCCCACCTGCGCCGCGCGCACGCCTTCGACGAGGGCGGCCGCGGACTGCTGCTCGTCGCGCAGCTCACCCAGCGCTGGGGCAGCCGGCAGACGGGCCGGGGCAAGACGATCTGGGCGGAGCAGTCGCTGGAGCGGCAGTGA
- a CDS encoding ABC transporter ATP-binding protein: protein MTTESAHATDAVACTRLAYAFGDAKAVDGLDLTVREGEVFGLLGPNGAGKTTAIRCITTLLPVPSGMVRVFGHDAAGDRMAERRLLGYVPQQLSADSGLTGRENVSLFARVFDVPRRERAERVGQALSAVGLDDAADRLAGTYSGGMVRRLELAQALVSAPRLLILDEPTIGLDPIARTGVWEHITAVREATGMTVLVTTHYMDEADQYCDRVGLMHRGRIRALGTPVELRQGLGERRRAQGAPASDPLPSLEDVFRDVAGSGLDEQAGDFRDGRSTRRTAQRVG from the coding sequence ATGACAACCGAATCCGCACACGCCACGGACGCCGTCGCCTGCACCCGGCTCGCCTACGCCTTCGGCGACGCCAAAGCCGTCGACGGGCTCGATCTGACCGTCCGGGAGGGCGAGGTCTTCGGCCTGCTCGGACCCAACGGAGCCGGCAAGACCACCGCCATCCGCTGCATCACGACCCTGCTGCCGGTCCCCTCCGGCATGGTGCGCGTCTTCGGCCACGACGCCGCCGGGGACCGGATGGCCGAACGCAGGCTGCTCGGCTACGTGCCCCAGCAACTGTCCGCCGACTCCGGCCTGACCGGCCGCGAGAACGTCTCCCTGTTCGCCCGCGTCTTCGACGTGCCCCGGCGCGAGCGGGCCGAGCGCGTCGGCCAGGCCCTTTCCGCCGTCGGCCTCGACGACGCCGCCGACCGGCTCGCCGGCACCTACTCCGGCGGCATGGTCCGCCGTCTCGAACTCGCCCAGGCCCTGGTCAGCGCGCCCCGGCTGCTGATCCTCGACGAGCCGACGATCGGCCTCGACCCGATCGCCCGAACGGGTGTCTGGGAGCACATCACCGCCGTACGCGAAGCCACCGGCATGACGGTCCTGGTCACCACCCACTACATGGACGAGGCCGACCAGTACTGCGACCGGGTCGGCCTGATGCACCGCGGCCGGATCCGCGCCCTGGGCACCCCCGTCGAGCTCCGGCAGGGGCTCGGGGAACGCAGGCGTGCGCAAGGAGCACCGGCCTCGGACCCGCTGCCCAGCCTGGAGGACGTCTTCCGGGACGTCGCCGGCAGCGGCCTCGACGAGCAGGCAGGAGATTTCCGCGATGGCCGAAGCACCCGCCGCACCGCTCAGCGCGTCGGCTGA
- a CDS encoding ABC transporter permease, translating into MAEAPAAPLSASADRARAQGIDLLLSPPRPRTGRLLLPARVAALCAIELQKLRHDRTELYTRAVQPALWLLIFGQTFTRIKAIPTGGIPYIDYLAPGIIAQSAMFIAIFYGIQIIWERDAGVLNKLLVTPTPRAALITGKAFAAGVKSVIQAVVVVVIAALLGVALTWNPLKLLGVAAIVVLGSAFFSCLSMTIAGIVLSRDRLMGIGQAITMPLFFGSNVLYPVDIMPGWLQGVSKVNPLSYEVDALRGLLLGTPAHLALDFGVLIVVAALGITAASSLLGRLAR; encoded by the coding sequence ATGGCCGAAGCACCCGCCGCACCGCTCAGCGCGTCGGCTGACCGCGCCCGCGCGCAGGGCATCGACCTGCTGCTGAGCCCACCACGGCCCCGCACCGGCCGCCTGCTGCTGCCGGCCCGGGTCGCCGCCCTGTGCGCCATCGAACTGCAGAAGCTGCGCCACGACCGCACCGAGCTGTACACCCGCGCCGTCCAGCCCGCCCTCTGGCTGCTGATCTTCGGTCAGACCTTCACCCGCATCAAGGCGATCCCCACCGGCGGCATCCCCTACATCGACTACCTGGCGCCCGGCATCATCGCCCAGTCCGCGATGTTCATCGCCATCTTCTACGGCATCCAGATCATCTGGGAGCGCGACGCCGGCGTCCTCAACAAGCTGCTGGTCACGCCCACTCCGCGCGCCGCGCTGATCACCGGCAAGGCGTTCGCGGCCGGGGTGAAGTCGGTGATCCAGGCGGTTGTCGTGGTCGTCATCGCCGCCCTGCTCGGTGTCGCACTGACCTGGAACCCGCTCAAACTGCTCGGCGTCGCCGCGATCGTCGTCCTCGGCTCGGCCTTCTTCTCCTGCCTGTCGATGACCATCGCGGGCATCGTGCTCAGCCGCGACCGACTGATGGGCATCGGTCAGGCGATCACCATGCCGCTGTTCTTCGGCTCCAACGTCCTCTACCCGGTCGACATCATGCCGGGCTGGCTCCAGGGCGTCAGCAAGGTCAACCCCCTGAGCTACGAAGTGGACGCTCTGCGCGGCCTTCTCCTCGGCACGCCCGCACACCTCGCCCTCGACTTCGGGGTGCTGATCGTGGTCGCCGCGCTCGGCATCACCGCGGCCTCCTCGCTCCTCGGCCGGCTGGCCCGCTGA
- a CDS encoding peroxiredoxin translates to MTKALETGDVVEDFALPDETGTVRTLTDLLAEGPVVLFFYPAALTPGCTAEACHFRDLAAEFAAVGARPVGISGDSVDRQQEFAGKHTLGMPLLSDADGAVRERFGVKRGFSLAPTKRVTFVIGQDRTVLEVVRSELRMNTHADRALDVLRTHRA, encoded by the coding sequence ATGACCAAGGCTCTGGAGACCGGCGACGTCGTGGAGGACTTCGCCCTGCCGGACGAGACCGGCACCGTGCGCACTCTGACGGACCTGCTCGCCGAGGGGCCGGTGGTCCTCTTCTTCTATCCCGCCGCCCTGACCCCGGGCTGCACCGCCGAGGCCTGCCACTTCCGTGACCTGGCCGCCGAGTTCGCCGCCGTCGGCGCCCGCCCCGTCGGCATCAGCGGGGACTCCGTCGACCGTCAGCAGGAGTTCGCCGGCAAGCACACGCTCGGCATGCCGCTGCTGTCCGACGCCGACGGCGCGGTGCGGGAACGGTTCGGCGTGAAGCGCGGCTTCTCCCTGGCCCCCACCAAGCGGGTCACCTTCGTCATCGGGCAGGACCGCACCGTCCTGGAGGTCGTACGCAGCGAACTGCGCATGAACACCCACGCCGACCGCGCCCTCGACGTGCTCCGCACTCACCGCGCCTGA
- a CDS encoding MarR family winged helix-turn-helix transcriptional regulator — protein MSTEPLPLPSVASPEVIEIERALTRITYLSTRARQHDRLMALAGVPLDRAAVALLRQVADSEPLRPGELAQRLGVEASHVTRTVQQLQKSGYVTRVPDPQDGRAQRIELTEAGRAAIDRVRDAGVRGMQLALSDWSPEELGRLATLFHRMVDDFLAYAVEEEPEQPAAAPRV, from the coding sequence ATGTCCACCGAACCGCTCCCCCTGCCCTCCGTCGCCTCGCCGGAAGTGATCGAGATCGAGCGCGCGCTCACTCGCATCACCTATCTGAGCACCCGCGCCCGCCAGCACGACCGGCTGATGGCGCTGGCCGGCGTCCCTCTCGACCGCGCCGCCGTGGCGCTGCTGCGGCAGGTGGCCGACTCCGAGCCGCTGCGGCCGGGGGAGCTGGCCCAGCGCCTGGGCGTGGAGGCCTCCCATGTGACGCGCACGGTGCAGCAGCTCCAGAAGTCCGGATACGTCACCCGGGTCCCCGACCCCCAGGACGGCCGGGCCCAGCGGATCGAGCTCACCGAGGCCGGCCGCGCGGCCATCGACCGGGTCCGCGACGCGGGCGTCCGAGGGATGCAACTGGCGCTCTCCGACTGGTCCCCGGAGGAGCTGGGCCGGCTCGCCACACTCTTCCACCGCATGGTCGACGACTTCCTCGCCTACGCCGTCGAAGAGGAGCCCGAGCAGCCGGCCGCCGCGCCCCGCGTCTGA
- a CDS encoding GNAT family N-acetyltransferase produces MSAARVRSAERSDLPRVAELAGLHAEYERAAPPAPDLAERLAVLLFDTPAPRLCCLVAEAPDGAIVGYATCAPELSTWEGREYLYLDCLFLADGHRGLGLGALLMDAVADRARDLGLSEVQWQTPAWNEGAIRFYARLGALGTDKRRFSLRLSP; encoded by the coding sequence GTGAGCGCCGCCCGGGTTCGGTCCGCCGAGCGCTCCGACCTGCCGCGCGTCGCCGAACTCGCCGGCCTGCACGCGGAGTACGAGCGTGCCGCCCCGCCCGCACCCGACCTCGCGGAGCGTCTCGCCGTGCTCCTCTTCGACACCCCCGCGCCCCGGCTGTGCTGCCTGGTGGCGGAAGCGCCCGACGGTGCGATCGTCGGCTACGCGACCTGCGCGCCCGAGCTCTCCACCTGGGAGGGCCGCGAGTACCTCTACCTGGACTGTCTGTTCCTCGCCGACGGCCACCGCGGCCTGGGCCTGGGCGCCCTGCTGATGGACGCGGTCGCGGACCGGGCCCGCGACCTGGGCCTGTCCGAGGTGCAGTGGCAGACGCCCGCCTGGAACGAGGGCGCCATCCGCTTCTACGCCCGGCTCGGCGCTCTCGGCACGGACAAGCGGCGCTTCAGCCTGCGCCTCTCTCCCTGA
- a CDS encoding DoxX family protein — MPRSERSPLLLAGLLAGMGVAHFAVPRPFDAIVPRALPGSPRTWTYASGVAELALAAGVALPRTRRTAALATAAFFVGVFPANVKMAWDWRHRPTPLKAAAVGRLPLQAPLVLWARSVADRTDIVNTLEGRA, encoded by the coding sequence GTGCCCCGGTCCGAACGCTCACCCCTGCTGCTGGCAGGTCTGCTGGCCGGCATGGGCGTAGCCCACTTCGCCGTGCCGCGCCCGTTCGACGCGATCGTCCCGCGCGCGCTGCCCGGCTCGCCCAGGACCTGGACGTACGCCAGCGGCGTCGCCGAACTGGCGCTGGCGGCCGGGGTGGCCCTGCCCCGGACCCGCAGGACGGCCGCGCTGGCGACGGCGGCGTTCTTCGTCGGCGTCTTCCCCGCCAACGTCAAGATGGCGTGGGACTGGCGTCACCGCCCCACCCCGCTCAAGGCCGCCGCCGTCGGCCGCCTGCCCCTGCAGGCGCCCCTCGTGCTGTGGGCCCGCAGCGTCGCCGACCGCACCGACATCGTGAACACCCTGGAGGGACGGGCATGA
- the hemC gene encoding hydroxymethylbilane synthase, with protein sequence MSVPQLIRIVSRDSPMALAQVERVRAELAALQPGVRTEVVPVKTTGDKWMGDLSQVEGKGAFTKEVDAALLAGQADLAVHCVKDVPADRPLPAGTVFAAFLKRDDIRDALVHPGGLTLDELPEGTRVGTSSVRRIAQLAATHPHLECVPFRGNANRRLEKLAAGEADALLLAVSGLERIDRRDVISEILSAETMMPPIGAGILALQCREGDADLIDVVSGLGDPATHREATAERMFLHVLQGHCNSPIAGYAQVDRSGELSLRACVFTPDGKTRLNAHEWAGRLDPATLGTSVAVALLRQGAREIIDGIPH encoded by the coding sequence ATGTCCGTTCCGCAGCTGATCCGTATCGTCTCCCGCGACTCGCCCATGGCTCTGGCCCAAGTGGAGCGGGTGCGCGCCGAGTTGGCCGCCCTGCAGCCCGGTGTGCGCACCGAGGTCGTCCCGGTGAAGACGACCGGCGACAAGTGGATGGGCGACCTGTCCCAGGTCGAGGGCAAAGGCGCGTTCACCAAGGAGGTCGACGCGGCGCTGCTCGCCGGCCAGGCGGATCTCGCGGTGCACTGCGTCAAGGACGTGCCGGCGGACCGGCCGCTGCCCGCGGGCACGGTGTTCGCCGCGTTCCTGAAGCGGGACGACATCCGGGATGCGCTCGTGCACCCGGGCGGCCTCACCCTGGACGAACTACCGGAGGGGACGCGCGTCGGCACCTCCTCGGTGCGCCGGATCGCCCAGCTCGCCGCCACCCATCCGCACCTGGAGTGCGTGCCGTTCCGCGGCAACGCCAACCGTCGGCTGGAGAAGCTGGCGGCGGGCGAGGCGGACGCCCTGCTGCTGGCGGTGTCCGGCCTGGAGCGCATCGACCGGCGCGACGTGATCAGCGAGATCCTCTCCGCGGAGACGATGATGCCGCCGATCGGCGCGGGCATCCTCGCCCTGCAGTGCCGCGAGGGCGACGCCGACCTCATCGACGTGGTCAGCGGGCTCGGCGATCCGGCCACCCATCGCGAGGCCACGGCGGAGCGCATGTTCCTGCATGTGCTGCAGGGGCACTGCAACAGCCCGATCGCCGGCTACGCGCAGGTGGACCGCAGCGGTGAACTGTCCCTGCGGGCCTGTGTGTTCACCCCGGACGGCAAGACCAGGCTGAACGCCCACGAGTGGGCGGGCCGCCTCGACCCGGCTACGCTCGGCACGTCGGTGGCGGTGGCGCTGCTGCGTCAGGGCGCGCGCGAGATCATCGACGGCATCCCGCACTGA
- a CDS encoding ATP-dependent DNA ligase, with amino-acid sequence MTLPHIAPMLATPGRLPPAAHDARWAYETKQDGQRAVVYLAGDGGITLRARSGEDITGAYPELRPLGDALGATPAVLDGEVLALDERGRADFQLLQARMGLVQAPGKAARLAATAPVHLVLFDVLHLGGRSLLPLPYLRRRSRLESLALEGPFWSTPGALVGHGREALEATRAHGLEGLVCKRLDSVYEPGVRSRAWIKIRNMRVADVLVGGWLPGKGRLSGLPGAVLVGQRSTTGLRYVGGVGTGWSEAERVELASLLRAAATDVCPFDPVPQAAGAHWVVPRLVGEVRYSTRTRAGLLRQPSWLRLRPDLTPEESAADLPDISS; translated from the coding sequence GTGACACTCCCCCACATCGCCCCGATGCTCGCCACCCCGGGCCGGCTGCCGCCCGCGGCCCACGACGCGCGTTGGGCCTACGAGACCAAGCAAGACGGACAGCGGGCCGTGGTGTACCTCGCCGGAGACGGCGGTATCACGCTGCGCGCCCGCTCGGGAGAGGACATCACCGGCGCCTACCCCGAACTGCGCCCCCTGGGCGACGCGCTCGGCGCCACACCGGCCGTGCTGGACGGCGAGGTCCTCGCCCTGGACGAACGGGGCCGGGCCGACTTCCAGTTGCTGCAGGCCCGGATGGGGCTGGTCCAGGCACCGGGCAAGGCCGCCCGGCTGGCGGCGACGGCGCCCGTGCACCTCGTGCTGTTCGACGTCCTGCACCTCGGCGGCCGCTCCCTCCTGCCGCTGCCCTATCTGCGGCGCAGATCCCGGCTGGAGTCGCTGGCGCTGGAGGGGCCGTTCTGGTCGACGCCCGGGGCCCTGGTCGGGCACGGACGCGAGGCCCTGGAGGCGACCCGCGCCCACGGTCTGGAGGGGCTCGTCTGCAAGCGGCTGGACTCGGTGTACGAGCCGGGCGTGCGCTCCCGAGCCTGGATCAAGATCCGGAACATGCGCGTCGCGGACGTCCTGGTCGGCGGCTGGCTGCCCGGCAAGGGCCGGCTGTCGGGGCTGCCCGGCGCCGTCCTGGTCGGCCAGCGGTCCACGACGGGGCTGCGGTACGTCGGCGGGGTGGGCACCGGCTGGAGCGAGGCCGAGCGGGTCGAACTCGCCTCGCTGCTGCGGGCCGCCGCGACGGACGTGTGCCCCTTCGACCCCGTGCCGCAGGCGGCCGGCGCGCACTGGGTCGTGCCCCGGCTGGTCGGCGAGGTCCGCTACAGCACCCGTACCCGGGCGGGGCTGCTGCGCCAGCCGTCCTGGCTGCGGCTGCGGCCGGACCTCACGCCCGAGGAGTCCGCGGCCGACCTCCCGGACATTTCCTCCTGA
- a CDS encoding response regulator transcription factor, translating into MIRTMIVDDDALVRLGLADLLDGDPGIEVVAQAADGLQAVAQATAHRVDVALVDVRMPRMDGITATTRLRALLPPPKVITLTTFDLDEYVYDALAAGADGFLLKDTDPAEILRAVHLVAAGSAMLHPTAARRLIDRYHAADQPRATAAQARLDRLTPRERDVLALLARGDTNADIATRLAMRESTVKAHVSRILAALEVTNRVQAALLARDAGLTG; encoded by the coding sequence ATGATCCGCACCATGATCGTCGACGACGACGCCCTGGTCCGCCTGGGCCTGGCCGACCTCCTCGACGGCGATCCGGGCATCGAGGTGGTCGCCCAGGCCGCCGACGGCCTCCAGGCCGTCGCCCAGGCCACCGCGCACCGCGTCGACGTGGCCCTCGTCGATGTGCGCATGCCCCGTATGGACGGCATCACCGCCACCACCCGGCTGCGAGCCCTGCTCCCCCCGCCGAAGGTGATCACGCTGACCACCTTCGACCTCGACGAGTACGTCTACGACGCCCTCGCCGCCGGAGCCGACGGGTTCCTGCTCAAGGACACCGACCCGGCCGAGATCCTGCGCGCCGTCCATCTGGTGGCCGCCGGCTCGGCGATGCTCCACCCCACCGCGGCCCGTCGCCTCATCGACCGCTACCACGCGGCCGACCAGCCCCGGGCCACCGCCGCCCAGGCCCGCCTCGACCGGCTCACCCCCCGTGAACGCGACGTGCTCGCCCTTCTCGCCCGGGGCGACACCAACGCCGACATCGCCACCCGCCTCGCCATGCGGGAGAGCACCGTCAAGGCCCACGTCAGCCGCATCCTGGCCGCGCTGGAAGTCACCAACCGCGTCCAGGCCGCCCTGCTGGCCCGCGACGCCGGACTCACCGGCTGA